A stretch of the Porites lutea chromosome 12, jaPorLute2.1, whole genome shotgun sequence genome encodes the following:
- the LOC140921357 gene encoding neo-calmodulin-like, translating into MRTLGFNVNEQELQQIILNVDYDNDGVLNFEEYIQLMEQQKTVDEREDDIVQAFCVFDSESNGYIESADLRELLENMHWDISAEELKDLIISSNLQQDQKIDIEEFAWLVDPKGLPSQDKKETMKIFDRNAR; encoded by the exons ATGAGAACTCTGGGTTTTAACGTGAACGAACAAGAATTACAACAGATCATTTTGAACGTTGATTATGACA ATGACGGGGTATTAAATTTTGAGGAATATATTCAACTTATGGAACAACAGAAAACTGTCGATGAAAGAGAAGATGATATCGTACAagctttttgtgtttttgattCTGAGAGCAACGGATACATAGAATCAGCTGATTTAAGAGAATTGTTGGAAAACATGCATTGGGACATTTCTGCCGAGGAGCTGAAAGATCTGATTATAAGCTCTAACCTTCAGCAAGACCAGAAAATTGACATAGAAG AATTCGCGTGGCTTGTGGATCCGAAGGGACTGCCATCtcaagacaaaaaagaaaccatgaagaTTTTTGACCGGAACGCTCGCtga
- the LOC140921518 gene encoding shaker-related potassium channel tsha2-like codes for MRASDVDVEYQPFPISDRGRIAGSPNSVTSIDQRITCPTNGEAFRPLEEGESGISNNDEINAWGFGNEERTSGIPAAAQLERHNRIVINISGMRYETHESTLASLPDSLLGSTIKRAPYYRPASNDLYFERNREAFDSILFYYQSGGKDGGILIKPDGITDETFAVDVKFFELGEEAERMLGLVPERNHDEFEGITSGLTFKIAALFEPNRTHNFTPLHRLIDVWTIAVIVLFITLLCIKTLPSIKEMLIVNRCCNQSDTNVAPETRRGISLFWSVGEKVCVSWFTLEYILRTLSTTHKRAYLLSKQGIFDMLSFLPYVIQIILKEIRSATDELYLHGVLNLLAFFSVFKLTRYSEGLRILMRAIQMSLKELALFLQCVFLSLILFSSVIYFCESSEQTTPFTSIPATFWFVTVTMTTVGYGDMTPTTVAGKIFSALCAVLGVCVVLAIPSTVIVSNFIFLLFGAKNKAKKRQKRKKRSFLQEWINRFRTVSL; via the coding sequence ATGCGGGCTTCAGACGTTGATGTCGAGTACCAACCCTTCCCCATTTCTGATCGAGGCAGAATCGCGGGAAGTCCTAATAGTGTGACGTCGATCGATCAGCGGATAACCTGCCCTACTAACGGCGAAGCATTTAGACCATTGGAAGAGGGAGAAAGTGGTATCAGCAACAATGATGAAATTAATGCGTGGGGATTTGGAAATGAAGAAAGAACCAGTGGAATTCCGGCGGCTGCACAATTGGAACGACATAATCGAATTGTGATCAATATCTCTGGCATGAGGTATGAGACCCATGAGAGCACACTGGCGAGCCTGCCTGATTCTTTGCTTGGTTCAACCATAAAGCGAGCGCCTTACTACCGCCCTGCTAGTAACGACTTGTACTTTGAAAGAAACAGGGAAGCCTTTGACAGCATCTTGTTTTACTACCAATCAGGAGGCAAAGATGGTGGAATTCTCATAAAGCCTGATGGGATAACAGATGAGACATTTGCCGTTGACGTGAAGTTCTTCGAGTTGGGAGAAGAAGCGGAGAGGATGCTTGGTTTAGTTCCTGAAAGAAATCATGATGAGTTCGAAGGTATTACTTCTGGCTTGACGTTCAAGATTGCTGCCCTCTTTGAACCCAACAGAACTCATAATTTCACACCCTTACACAGACTGATAGATGTCTGGACAATTGCTGTCATAGTACTCTTTATTACATTGCTCTGCATAAAAACTCTACCGTCGATAAAAGAAATGTTAATAGTAAACCGGTGCTGCAACCAATCAGATACCAATGTAGCACCAGAAACACGCCGCGGCATTAGCCTTTTCTGGTCCGTTGGCGAGAAGGTCTGCGTATCATGGTTTACGCTGGAGTACATCCTCCGTACGCTTAGCACAACACACAAGAGAGCTTATCTACTTTCGAAGCAAGGAATTTTTGACATGTTGTCATTTCTTCCTTATGTTATTCAAATTATACTCAAAGAGATACGATCAGCAACAGATGAGCTTTACCTTCATGGCGTTTTAAACTTGTTAGCGTTCTTTTCAGTGTTTAAGCTGACGCGCTATTCTGAGGGACTTCGAATCCTTATGAGGGCAATTCAAATGAGCTTGAAAGAACTGGCGCTCTTTCTACAATGTGTGTTCCTCAGCCTGATATTGTTTTCGTCTGTAATATACTTCTGTGAAAGCAGTGAACAGACCACACCCTTCACCAGTATCCCAGCCACATTTTGGTTTGTTACCgtcaccatgacaacagtgGGGTACGGTGACATGACGCCCACCACAGTGGCGGGAAAAATCTTCAGCGCGCTGTGCGCCGTTTTAGGAGTATGCGTTGTTTTAGCAATCCCTTCCACAGttattgtctcaaatttcatttttttattattcggGGCAAAGAACAAAGCcaagaaaaggcaaaaaagaaagaaaagaagtttTCTGCAAGAATGGATAAATAGGTTTCGCACAGTCTCTTTGtga